Proteins from a genomic interval of Rhodococcoides fascians A25f:
- the mihF gene encoding integration host factor, actinobacterial type has protein sequence MALPVLTPEQRTAALAKAAEARTARSKLLASVKSGELSVADVLAKAENDEIVKKTKVSALIKALPGVGSVRAAQLLEQLSIADTRRIGGLGANQREALLAAVAS, from the coding sequence ATGGCTTTACCAGTACTGACACCGGAACAGCGCACCGCGGCGCTGGCCAAGGCGGCCGAGGCACGCACTGCGCGGTCGAAGCTGCTCGCATCCGTCAAGTCCGGCGAACTCAGCGTCGCTGACGTTCTCGCCAAGGCGGAGAACGACGAGATCGTCAAGAAGACCAAGGTGTCCGCCCTGATCAAGGCCCTGCCGGGTGTTGGATCCGTGCGCGCCGCACAGCTGCTCGAGCAGCTGTCCATCGCCGATACCCGCCGTATCGGTGGCCTCGGTGCCAACCAGCGCGAAGCACTGCTGGCTGCCGTCGCATCCTGA
- a CDS encoding 3-hydroxyacyl-CoA dehydrogenase NAD-binding domain-containing protein, with amino-acid sequence MSDNMIQWDQDADGIVVLTMDDPNQGANTMNQLYKDSMGATVDRLEAEKDSITGVVLTSAKKTFFAGGDLHTLIAAKPEDAQRVFDEVQEVKGQLRRLEKLGKPVVSAINGAALGGGLEIALATHHRIAADVPGVQIGLPEVSLGLLPGGGGVARITRLLGIQTGFMTVLAQGTRFRPAKALEIGLVHELVGSIDELVPTAKAWIKANPEGGVAPWDVKGYKIPGGTPSNPKLAQILPAFPSNLRKQIKGAPMPAPRAILAAAVEGAQVDFDNACTIESRYFTELVTGLVSKNMIQAFFFDLQAINAGKSRPDGIEKTTFTKVAVLGAGMMGAGIAYVCAKAGIDVVLKDVAIESAQKGKAYSEAIEAKALSRGKTTQEKSDALLARIHPTADAKDVEGADLVIEAVFESEELKQKVFQEIEDLVDPTALLGSNTSTLPITSLAQGIKRQEDFIGIHFFSPVDKMPLVEIIRGEKTSDAALAKAFDLVQIIKKTPIVVNDSRGFFTSRVIGTFINEAIAMLGEGVEPSTIEQAGLQAGYPAAPLQLSDELTLNLMQKIRKETYDAIKAAGGTPPEDPAGEVIDKMVDEFERPSKAKGAGFYEYEDGKRAGLWPGLRDAFKSGSADIPFEDLKERMLFIEAIETQKCFDEGVLNTTADANIGSIFGIGFPAWTGGVHQYVVGYPGGQAGFVTRADELAKKYGDRFQVPASLRS; translated from the coding sequence ATGTCTGACAACATGATTCAGTGGGACCAGGACGCCGACGGCATCGTCGTTCTGACGATGGACGACCCCAACCAGGGCGCCAACACGATGAACCAGCTGTACAAGGATTCGATGGGCGCGACGGTCGACCGCCTCGAGGCCGAGAAGGACAGCATCACCGGAGTCGTGCTGACCTCCGCCAAGAAGACGTTCTTCGCCGGCGGCGATCTGCACACCCTCATCGCAGCCAAGCCCGAGGACGCCCAGCGGGTGTTCGACGAGGTCCAGGAAGTCAAGGGACAGTTGCGTCGGCTCGAAAAGCTCGGCAAGCCGGTCGTGTCCGCCATCAACGGTGCGGCACTCGGCGGCGGACTCGAAATCGCTCTCGCGACGCATCACCGCATCGCGGCCGATGTTCCCGGCGTGCAGATCGGTCTGCCCGAGGTCTCGCTCGGTCTCCTGCCCGGCGGCGGCGGCGTTGCCCGCATCACGCGACTGCTCGGCATCCAGACCGGCTTCATGACGGTCCTCGCGCAGGGCACTCGGTTCCGTCCGGCCAAGGCTCTCGAAATCGGTCTGGTGCACGAATTGGTCGGCAGCATCGACGAATTGGTGCCCACCGCCAAGGCATGGATCAAGGCCAACCCCGAGGGTGGCGTCGCACCGTGGGACGTCAAGGGTTACAAGATCCCCGGCGGTACGCCGTCGAACCCGAAGCTCGCGCAGATCCTGCCTGCTTTCCCGTCCAACCTGCGCAAGCAGATCAAGGGCGCACCGATGCCGGCTCCGCGCGCGATTCTCGCTGCGGCAGTGGAGGGTGCGCAGGTCGACTTCGACAATGCGTGCACCATCGAGTCGCGGTACTTCACCGAGTTGGTCACCGGTCTGGTGTCCAAGAACATGATTCAGGCGTTCTTCTTCGACCTGCAGGCGATCAACGCCGGTAAGTCTCGTCCCGACGGCATCGAGAAGACCACCTTCACCAAGGTCGCGGTTCTCGGCGCAGGCATGATGGGCGCGGGCATCGCGTACGTGTGTGCCAAGGCCGGAATCGACGTGGTGCTCAAGGACGTTGCGATCGAGTCGGCGCAGAAGGGCAAGGCGTACTCCGAGGCCATCGAGGCCAAGGCACTCTCGCGTGGCAAGACCACCCAGGAGAAGTCGGACGCTCTGCTCGCACGCATCCACCCGACCGCCGATGCCAAGGACGTCGAAGGTGCCGACCTCGTCATCGAGGCCGTCTTCGAGTCGGAAGAGTTGAAGCAGAAGGTCTTCCAGGAGATCGAGGACCTCGTCGATCCGACGGCGCTGCTCGGTTCCAACACCTCGACGCTGCCCATCACGAGCCTCGCTCAGGGCATCAAGCGTCAGGAAGACTTCATCGGAATTCACTTCTTCTCACCCGTCGACAAGATGCCGCTGGTGGAGATCATCCGCGGCGAGAAGACGTCGGATGCGGCCTTGGCCAAGGCATTCGACCTGGTGCAGATCATCAAGAAGACCCCGATCGTCGTCAACGACAGTCGCGGCTTCTTCACCTCTCGCGTGATCGGCACGTTCATCAACGAGGCCATCGCGATGCTGGGCGAGGGCGTCGAGCCGTCGACCATCGAGCAGGCGGGTCTGCAGGCCGGTTACCCGGCTGCGCCACTGCAGCTTTCGGACGAGCTCACGCTCAACCTGATGCAGAAGATCCGCAAGGAAACCTACGACGCCATCAAGGCCGCCGGTGGAACTCCGCCCGAGGACCCGGCCGGCGAGGTCATCGACAAGATGGTCGACGAGTTCGAGCGTCCGTCGAAGGCCAAGGGCGCGGGCTTCTACGAGTACGAGGACGGCAAGCGCGCCGGCCTGTGGCCCGGACTGCGTGATGCGTTCAAGTCGGGTTCGGCGGACATTCCGTTCGAGGACCTCAAGGAGCGCATGCTGTTCATCGAGGCCATCGAGACGCAGAAGTGCTTCGACGAGGGTGTCCTGAACACCACCGCCGACGCCAACATCGGCTCGATCTTCGGCATCGGCTTCCCGGCGTGGACGGGCGGCGTGCATCAGTACGTCGTCGGCTACCCGGGTGGTCAGGCCGGATTCGTCACTCGTGCAGACGAATTGGCCAAGAAGTACGGCGATCGCTTCCAGGTTCCCGCGTCGCTTCGCTCCTGA
- a CDS encoding cation:proton antiporter, translated as MAESALALTELGAVFFVLGLLARLAGRIGVSPIPFYLLGGLAFGNGGIIDLGGIGEFSEIASEIGVILLLLLLGLEYTAAELVTGLRRSWMAGLVDIALNFAPGAVVALLLGWGGVGALVLGGVTYISSSGIIAKVLTDLGRLGNRETPVVLSILVFEDLAMAIYLPILTAVLSGVSFLGGLEALGISLLVITFVLVVALRYGRFVSAIVDSPDREVVLLKVLGSALLVAGVASELQVSAAVGAFLLGIAISGSTADNATRILEPLRDLFAAMFFVVFGLGTDPTTIPPVLGWAVVLAVTTTATKVATGWWAAGRQGIGRPGRLRAGAALVARGEFSIVIAGLAVAAGAVEGELAALATAYVLLMAILGPIAARVVEPVARVVLRTKPAV; from the coding sequence GTGGCCGAGAGCGCACTTGCCCTCACCGAGCTGGGCGCAGTGTTCTTCGTTCTCGGACTTCTCGCTCGTCTCGCGGGGCGAATCGGTGTCTCCCCCATCCCGTTCTATCTGCTCGGCGGTCTCGCATTCGGCAACGGCGGCATCATCGACCTCGGCGGCATCGGCGAGTTCAGTGAGATCGCCAGCGAAATCGGCGTCATCCTGTTGCTGCTTCTGCTCGGACTCGAATACACCGCCGCCGAACTCGTCACCGGGCTCCGCCGATCCTGGATGGCCGGACTGGTGGACATCGCACTGAACTTCGCGCCCGGTGCAGTGGTCGCGCTGCTCCTCGGCTGGGGCGGAGTCGGAGCGCTCGTGCTGGGCGGCGTCACCTACATCTCGTCGTCGGGCATCATCGCCAAAGTGCTCACCGATCTGGGCCGACTCGGTAACCGCGAAACGCCGGTCGTGCTGTCGATCCTGGTGTTCGAGGACCTGGCCATGGCCATCTACCTGCCGATCCTCACCGCAGTACTGAGCGGAGTGAGCTTCCTCGGCGGTCTGGAGGCCCTCGGAATCTCACTGTTGGTCATCACCTTCGTGCTCGTGGTCGCACTGCGGTACGGCAGGTTCGTCTCCGCCATCGTCGACAGTCCCGACCGCGAGGTGGTCCTGCTCAAAGTCCTCGGATCGGCACTGCTGGTAGCAGGCGTCGCGTCGGAACTGCAGGTCTCCGCGGCCGTCGGTGCGTTCCTGCTTGGCATCGCGATTTCCGGTTCGACGGCCGACAACGCCACCCGCATTCTCGAACCACTCCGCGACCTGTTCGCGGCGATGTTCTTCGTGGTGTTCGGGCTCGGCACCGACCCCACCACCATCCCACCGGTACTGGGCTGGGCGGTCGTGCTCGCGGTCACGACGACAGCCACGAAGGTCGCGACCGGATGGTGGGCGGCGGGGCGTCAGGGAATCGGGAGACCGGGCCGACTACGCGCGGGTGCGGCGCTGGTGGCACGCGGAGAATTCTCCATCGTCATCGCCGGTCTTGCCGTGGCAGCAGGCGCGGTGGAGGGCGAACTCGCGGCTCTGGCGACGGCATACGTGCTCCTGATGGCCATCCTGGGACCGATCGCCGCCCGCGTCGTCGAACCGGTCGCGCGGGTAGTACTCCGCACCAAGCCCGCGGTGTGA
- a CDS encoding MlaD family protein, with translation MRRPVTVQLILFAITAVVALFAGTVYALGPSALQGSITVTATTTDAANLGVGAGVTYRGIEIGRVTDVALSADGLGADIAVSLDPDASVPVGSPARVTDSNALGIQTLDIVPTTAEGPYLVDGDTLTVDDADRPRRVDEVITSISTLVDSIDPASVSSLTQTMGTALDGTGRALGRLIDDVDALTRMLDAQAPALANIIDTGLPMLDALAPASDSLPATAAVTRDVTGQLVGNEPSLVYLLDRSPAMLTRTQHLLDDTRGTTGALLTNLVSVTGVLGDRTPALSALLTALPDTLGKLTSVVHGDRGDFTLVATQGPVCWYDTPRRAVGDESPRDPNLTLYCPPGENLAQRGSQNAPRPNDLGLTDSTRPGNVTGPPIADDPVLIPTGLEALDYWKKLLEGVQQ, from the coding sequence ATGAGGCGGCCCGTCACCGTTCAGCTGATTCTCTTCGCCATCACGGCCGTGGTGGCACTGTTCGCAGGGACCGTCTATGCGCTCGGCCCCTCGGCATTGCAGGGTTCGATCACAGTGACCGCCACGACGACCGATGCCGCGAACCTGGGAGTGGGCGCGGGCGTCACGTACCGCGGAATCGAGATCGGCCGAGTCACCGACGTCGCGCTGTCCGCCGACGGGCTCGGTGCCGACATCGCAGTCTCGTTGGACCCCGATGCTTCCGTTCCCGTCGGCTCTCCGGCTCGGGTGACCGACAGCAATGCTCTCGGCATTCAGACACTCGACATCGTGCCCACCACCGCGGAGGGCCCGTATCTCGTCGACGGAGACACGTTGACCGTCGACGACGCCGATCGGCCCCGTCGAGTCGACGAGGTCATCACCAGCATCTCGACACTGGTCGACTCGATCGACCCCGCCTCGGTGAGTTCCCTCACGCAGACCATGGGAACGGCCCTCGACGGGACCGGGCGGGCACTGGGCCGACTGATCGACGACGTCGACGCCCTCACTCGAATGCTCGACGCGCAGGCACCGGCGTTGGCCAACATCATCGATACCGGGCTCCCGATGCTCGACGCACTCGCGCCTGCATCGGACTCGCTGCCGGCCACCGCGGCTGTGACACGTGATGTGACCGGCCAACTCGTCGGAAACGAACCGTCACTGGTCTACCTGCTCGACCGGTCCCCCGCGATGCTCACCAGAACCCAGCACCTTCTCGACGACACCCGTGGAACGACGGGAGCATTGCTGACCAATCTGGTGTCGGTAACCGGTGTTCTGGGTGACCGCACCCCCGCACTGTCGGCTCTGCTCACCGCTCTGCCCGACACACTGGGCAAACTCACCTCGGTCGTGCACGGAGACCGCGGCGATTTCACACTGGTCGCAACCCAGGGCCCGGTCTGCTGGTACGACACGCCCCGCCGCGCGGTCGGCGACGAATCTCCGCGCGATCCGAATCTGACGTTGTACTGCCCGCCCGGCGAGAACCTGGCCCAGCGCGGGTCGCAGAACGCACCCCGTCCCAACGACCTAGGACTGACCGATTCGACCCGCCCCGGCAACGTGACCGGACCACCGATCGCCGACGATCCGGTGCTGATTCCCACCGGACTCGAGGCGCTCGACTACTGGAAGAAACTGCTCGAAGGAGTACAGCAATGA
- a CDS encoding DNA polymerase III subunit gamma and tau, translated as MALYRKYRPATFAEVVGQEHVTEPISVALDSNRINHAYLFSGPRGCGKTSSARILARSLNCAEGPTSTPCGVCNSCVALAPGGPGNFDVVEMDAASHGGVDDARDLRDKAVYAPAESRYVIFIIDEAHMVTPAGFNALLKVVEEPPEHLVFIFATTEPEKVLPTIRSRTHHYPFRLLAPSTMRVLLEKICGQEQVPVEDAVYPLVIRAGGGSPRDSLSVMDQLLAGAGPEGVTYPRALSLLGVTDVALIDEAVDALAAGDGGALFGTVDKVMDAGHDPRRFAVDLLDRLRDLILLKAVPDAGERGLVDVPGDVLERLRDEADLLGSATLTRYAEIVHSGLGEMRGATAPRLLLEVMCARMLLPSASDAESAVLQRLERVERRLDVTLPAGEQAAVAQAAADPTRPQVHAAEEPSAFDSAQSNSAPSSVTPPSSAPPSKFQRPSQRPPAAEATPAPAPTPPAPAAPTPVVAPEPVVEPVPAAPTPEPVATPEPSSTPQPVAEPEPVAEPEPVAEPEPTAAPEPDSTPKSSDSVAAQQTESPAASVSHEDFPPEPEDDYGPEPDPVFEPEPEPAAAPAAASNEPDAAAVRAVWSEVRTKVRDRSRTVEVMLSGASVRTVENGTITLGHDSAPLAKRLEEPRNADVIRDALRDVFGVEWSVVCLVGAAAPPEASSAKKDEPAAKPASLPKFSRPSQAGASRPTSDGFGSAGDGSTGDADIPMPEAPDYPDEPEPVGPPPPETPEDEEELLKAAAEPADPTVRRDPETVAMELLVSELGAVPLKET; from the coding sequence GTGGCCCTCTACCGGAAGTACCGTCCAGCGACGTTCGCCGAAGTCGTCGGCCAGGAGCACGTCACCGAGCCGATCAGCGTGGCGCTAGATTCCAACAGAATCAACCACGCTTACCTCTTTTCCGGCCCGCGTGGCTGCGGAAAGACCTCCTCGGCGCGCATCCTCGCCCGATCGCTGAACTGCGCGGAAGGGCCGACGTCGACGCCGTGCGGAGTGTGCAACTCCTGCGTTGCACTCGCACCCGGCGGCCCCGGCAACTTCGATGTCGTCGAGATGGACGCGGCCAGCCACGGTGGCGTCGACGATGCCCGAGATCTGCGCGACAAAGCCGTGTACGCCCCGGCCGAGTCGCGCTACGTCATCTTCATCATCGACGAGGCTCACATGGTGACCCCGGCGGGCTTCAACGCGCTGCTCAAGGTCGTCGAGGAGCCGCCGGAGCATCTGGTCTTCATCTTCGCGACCACCGAGCCCGAGAAGGTGCTCCCCACCATCCGCTCGCGTACCCACCATTACCCCTTCCGGCTGCTCGCGCCGTCGACGATGCGCGTTCTGCTGGAGAAGATCTGCGGCCAGGAACAGGTCCCGGTCGAGGATGCGGTCTATCCGTTGGTCATCCGCGCAGGCGGCGGCTCGCCCCGTGACTCGCTCAGCGTCATGGATCAGTTGCTGGCCGGAGCCGGGCCCGAGGGCGTCACGTACCCACGGGCTCTGTCGCTGCTCGGCGTCACCGACGTCGCACTCATCGACGAGGCCGTCGACGCATTGGCTGCGGGCGACGGCGGCGCACTGTTCGGCACCGTCGACAAGGTGATGGACGCGGGGCACGACCCACGCCGCTTCGCCGTCGATCTCCTCGATCGGCTGCGAGATCTGATCCTGCTGAAGGCCGTGCCCGACGCCGGTGAGCGCGGGCTGGTCGACGTGCCGGGCGACGTCCTCGAACGGCTCCGTGACGAGGCGGATCTGCTCGGTTCGGCGACGCTGACCCGTTATGCCGAAATCGTGCACTCGGGCCTCGGTGAGATGCGCGGTGCCACCGCGCCGCGTCTGCTTCTCGAAGTGATGTGTGCCCGGATGCTGCTGCCCTCGGCCTCCGACGCGGAGTCGGCTGTGCTGCAACGACTCGAGCGTGTGGAACGTCGACTCGATGTCACCCTCCCGGCAGGGGAGCAGGCAGCCGTCGCACAAGCAGCGGCGGATCCGACGCGACCGCAGGTGCACGCCGCCGAGGAGCCGTCCGCGTTCGATTCGGCGCAGTCGAACTCGGCTCCATCGAGTGTCACCCCGCCCAGTTCAGCCCCGCCGAGCAAGTTCCAGCGACCGTCCCAACGGCCCCCGGCTGCCGAAGCGACACCCGCGCCGGCACCGACACCACCAGCGCCGGCCGCTCCCACCCCTGTCGTGGCACCCGAGCCCGTTGTGGAACCGGTGCCCGCCGCTCCGACTCCGGAACCTGTCGCGACGCCCGAGCCGTCTTCGACCCCCCAGCCCGTCGCGGAACCCGAGCCCGTTGCGGAACCAGAGCCCGTTGCGGAGCCAGAGCCGACCGCGGCACCTGAACCCGATTCGACACCGAAATCTTCGGATTCCGTTGCAGCGCAGCAGACCGAGAGCCCAGCTGCCTCCGTGTCGCACGAGGACTTTCCCCCGGAACCGGAAGACGATTACGGCCCCGAACCTGACCCCGTATTCGAACCGGAACCGGAACCTGCAGCGGCTCCTGCTGCTGCATCGAACGAGCCCGACGCGGCTGCGGTGCGCGCGGTGTGGTCCGAGGTACGCACCAAGGTGCGAGACCGGAGCAGGACCGTCGAGGTCATGCTCTCCGGCGCTTCGGTGCGCACCGTCGAGAACGGCACCATCACGCTCGGCCATGATTCGGCTCCGCTGGCCAAACGGCTGGAGGAACCGCGCAACGCCGACGTCATTCGCGACGCCCTGCGTGATGTGTTCGGGGTGGAGTGGTCGGTGGTGTGTCTGGTCGGGGCGGCGGCCCCACCGGAAGCGTCATCAGCAAAAAAAGATGAACCGGCAGCGAAACCCGCGTCGCTGCCGAAGTTCTCGAGGCCGAGCCAGGCAGGGGCTTCCCGTCCCACGTCGGACGGTTTCGGATCAGCGGGCGACGGATCGACCGGCGACGCCGACATACCGATGCCCGAAGCACCGGATTATCCCGACGAGCCGGAGCCGGTAGGCCCACCGCCACCGGAGACGCCGGAGGACGAGGAAGAGCTGCTGAAGGCTGCGGCCGAGCCCGCGGATCCGACGGTTCGCCGCGATCCGGAAACGGTGGCGATGGAGCTGTTGGTCAGTGAATTGGGAGCGGTACCGCTCAAGGAGACCTGA
- a CDS encoding acetyl-CoA C-acetyltransferase encodes MTTEAFIYEAIRTPRGKGKNGSLHSVKPISLVTGLIDELRRRFPDMDENRISDLILGVVSPVGDQGADIARTAVLAAKMPDTVGGFQLNRFCASGLEAVNLAAQKVRSGWDELVIAGGVESMSRVPMGSDGGAWAMDPATNYDTYFAPQGIGADLIATIEGFTREDVDAYAVQSQERAAAAWSGGYFAKSVVPVTDQNGLLILDQDEHMRPGSTVESLGKLNPAFTGIAAMGGFDDVALQKYHWIEKIDHVHTGGNSSGIVDGAALVLVGSEQAGKDLNMVPRARIVATATSGADTTIMLTGPTPASKKVLATAGLTVDDIDLFELNEAFASVVLRFQKDLKIPNEKLNVNGGAIAMGHPLGATGAMITGTVLDELERRGGRYALITLCIGGGMGVATIIERV; translated from the coding sequence GTGACTACAGAGGCATTCATTTACGAGGCCATCAGGACTCCCCGAGGTAAGGGAAAGAACGGCTCCCTGCATTCGGTGAAGCCCATTTCCCTGGTGACCGGCCTGATCGACGAGCTTCGTCGACGTTTCCCGGACATGGACGAGAACCGGATCTCCGACCTCATTCTCGGAGTGGTCTCACCCGTCGGAGATCAGGGTGCCGACATCGCTCGTACGGCTGTGCTCGCTGCGAAGATGCCCGACACCGTCGGCGGCTTTCAGCTCAACCGCTTCTGCGCGTCCGGCCTCGAAGCGGTCAACCTGGCCGCGCAGAAGGTGCGTTCGGGCTGGGACGAGCTGGTCATCGCCGGCGGCGTCGAGTCGATGTCGCGCGTGCCGATGGGCAGTGACGGCGGCGCATGGGCCATGGACCCGGCCACCAACTACGACACCTACTTCGCCCCGCAGGGCATCGGTGCCGACCTGATCGCCACCATCGAAGGCTTCACCCGCGAAGACGTCGACGCGTATGCCGTCCAGTCCCAGGAGCGCGCCGCAGCGGCGTGGTCCGGTGGCTACTTCGCCAAGTCCGTCGTTCCGGTCACCGACCAGAACGGTCTGCTGATCCTCGATCAGGACGAGCACATGCGTCCGGGCAGCACCGTCGAGTCGCTGGGCAAGCTGAACCCGGCATTCACCGGTATCGCGGCCATGGGCGGATTCGACGACGTGGCGCTGCAGAAGTACCACTGGATCGAGAAGATCGATCACGTCCACACCGGCGGCAACAGCTCCGGCATCGTCGACGGCGCAGCCCTCGTCCTCGTCGGCAGCGAGCAGGCGGGCAAGGACCTGAACATGGTCCCGCGCGCCCGCATCGTCGCGACGGCCACCAGTGGTGCCGATACGACGATCATGCTGACCGGACCGACCCCGGCGTCGAAGAAGGTTCTCGCCACCGCCGGCCTGACCGTCGACGACATCGATCTGTTCGAGCTCAACGAGGCGTTCGCTTCCGTGGTGCTGCGTTTCCAGAAGGATCTGAAGATCCCGAACGAGAAGCTCAACGTCAACGGCGGCGCCATCGCCATGGGCCACCCGCTCGGTGCCACCGGAGCCATGATCACCGGCACCGTGCTCGACGAGCTCGAGCGCCGCGGCGGCCGGTACGCCTTGATCACCCTGTGCATCGGCGGCGGCATGGGCGTTGCCACCATCATCGAGCGAGTCTGA
- a CDS encoding GntR family transcriptional regulator encodes MAEKRTALRRRPQLSEEVASHVRHLVMSGEVSPGDFIRLDETAAELGVSVTPVREALLTLRGEGIVELVPHRGYKVSPLTPNDIVDIFWLQGRIAVELVRRAAPKITETELDQLAELTAALSTAVENGRAEDVETIEFEFHRVLNRLADSSKLAWFLNNATRYTPTRLYATDREWGRAAVRNHEELIEALVRNDIDAACELMKQQFTDGAERLIAHRASPS; translated from the coding sequence ATGGCAGAGAAGCGGACGGCTCTGAGGCGACGGCCCCAGCTGTCGGAGGAGGTGGCGAGCCACGTCCGGCATCTCGTGATGTCCGGCGAAGTGAGCCCCGGAGACTTCATCCGACTGGACGAGACCGCCGCCGAGCTCGGGGTGAGCGTCACCCCGGTACGCGAGGCCCTGCTGACCTTGCGGGGTGAAGGCATCGTCGAGCTCGTCCCACACCGCGGGTACAAAGTGTCACCGCTGACGCCGAACGACATCGTCGACATCTTCTGGCTGCAGGGCCGGATCGCCGTCGAATTGGTGCGCCGCGCGGCACCGAAGATCACCGAGACCGAACTGGATCAGCTCGCTGAACTCACCGCAGCGCTGTCGACCGCCGTCGAGAACGGCCGGGCCGAGGACGTCGAGACCATCGAATTCGAGTTCCATCGTGTGCTGAACCGTCTGGCCGACTCGTCCAAGCTGGCGTGGTTTCTCAACAACGCCACCCGCTACACCCCCACCCGCCTGTACGCGACCGACCGCGAGTGGGGACGAGCAGCAGTGCGCAACCACGAGGAGCTCATCGAGGCACTGGTTCGAAACGACATCGACGCCGCCTGCGAATTGATGAAGCAACAATTCACAGACGGCGCCGAGAGGTTGATCGCTCATCGGGCTTCGCCCTCGTGA
- a CDS encoding MCE family protein translates to MRGPTALASLAVSAVLVGTLTGCSLGLGELPLGRSADGSDYLVTAVFSRADRIRLGAEVRSGQQLVGRVHDLSTDGGRARVGLSLSRAVPVPADVTASIEVASALGDPYIRLDPPQTPSGDRLSDGAVITDTDIGPELESSLAALGLVLNGSGIGQLDTIVTELDTAFSGRGPQVGELLRSTDTILAAADAQRGEFDRVLQAARDVSAALADNRTVIDDGLAVSAPTIELLVQQRDRLASLLDNTASLATTARDILSDNGKQLEDGVDDMARVLSSVQGWNDSITPTLNEMNNFIAGFDGAVRGDYLAFDGALDLPETVGELTTGGRIADVPSALGQLLAPVLRGPK, encoded by the coding sequence ATGAGAGGCCCCACTGCTCTGGCGAGCCTGGCGGTGTCGGCCGTCCTCGTCGGCACACTCACCGGATGTAGCCTCGGTCTCGGTGAACTTCCACTCGGCCGTTCTGCGGACGGATCCGATTACCTTGTGACCGCAGTGTTCTCGCGGGCCGACCGCATCAGGCTCGGTGCCGAGGTACGGAGCGGGCAGCAACTGGTCGGCCGGGTTCACGATCTGTCGACCGACGGGGGTCGAGCTCGGGTCGGTCTGAGCCTGTCCCGAGCCGTTCCCGTTCCGGCCGATGTCACCGCATCGATCGAAGTGGCGTCGGCGCTCGGGGATCCGTACATCCGACTCGATCCACCGCAGACACCGTCGGGAGATCGGCTGTCCGACGGTGCCGTCATCACCGACACCGACATCGGGCCGGAGCTCGAATCATCGCTCGCCGCTCTCGGTCTGGTGCTGAACGGCAGCGGAATCGGTCAGCTCGACACCATCGTCACCGAGCTCGACACGGCGTTCTCCGGCCGTGGACCGCAGGTCGGGGAGCTGCTGCGCAGCACCGACACCATCCTTGCCGCAGCCGACGCGCAACGCGGCGAATTCGATCGTGTACTGCAGGCCGCACGCGACGTGTCCGCCGCGCTGGCCGACAACCGCACCGTCATCGACGACGGACTCGCGGTGTCCGCGCCGACGATCGAGTTGCTCGTTCAACAACGAGACCGACTGGCGTCACTGCTCGACAACACCGCCTCGCTGGCCACAACGGCTCGAGACATATTGTCGGACAACGGGAAGCAACTCGAGGACGGCGTCGACGATATGGCCCGCGTACTGAGTTCGGTTCAGGGATGGAACGATTCGATCACCCCGACTCTGAACGAGATGAACAACTTCATTGCGGGCTTCGACGGAGCCGTGCGGGGCGACTACCTCGCCTTCGACGGCGCACTCGACCTGCCGGAGACAGTGGGCGAGTTGACCACCGGTGGACGCATCGCCGACGTGCCCTCGGCACTAGGACAGCTGTTGGCACCGGTGCTGCGGGGCCCGAAATGA
- a CDS encoding cation:proton antiporter regulatory subunit, translating to MNVEVTLLPGIGVRKDFALASGRRIGVITRKDGANELIVSRKDDPDATQASITLSNEEAAALGNLLGSPQLIAQLGEEHRDLPGINTRQLPIRANSRFVSRTLGDTTMRTKTGVSVVAVMRAGQVQPSPTPDFTLAAGDLLVAVGTADGLDAAAKLLGNA from the coding sequence ATGAACGTCGAAGTGACCCTGCTGCCGGGAATCGGGGTGCGGAAAGATTTCGCCCTCGCTTCCGGGCGCCGCATAGGCGTCATCACCCGCAAGGACGGCGCGAACGAGTTGATCGTCTCGCGCAAGGACGACCCCGATGCGACGCAGGCATCGATCACGCTGAGCAATGAGGAAGCGGCGGCCCTGGGCAATCTGCTCGGGTCGCCGCAACTCATCGCTCAGCTCGGGGAAGAGCATCGTGACCTCCCCGGAATCAACACTCGCCAACTTCCCATTCGCGCGAATTCACGGTTCGTCAGCCGCACACTCGGCGACACCACCATGCGCACCAAAACCGGGGTATCGGTTGTCGCTGTCATGCGCGCCGGCCAGGTACAACCCTCCCCCACCCCCGACTTCACGCTGGCCGCCGGTGACCTGCTGGTCGCCGTCGGTACCGCGGACGGACTGGACGCAGCAGCCAAGTTACTCGGCAATGCCTGA